From the Lolium rigidum isolate FL_2022 chromosome 2, APGP_CSIRO_Lrig_0.1, whole genome shotgun sequence genome, one window contains:
- the LOC124693256 gene encoding presequence protease 1, chloroplastic/mitochondrial-like encodes MERVALLRTSGRRLLQRCGRPRTFVPAASSGPRRRPSPSFSSRGGSALPGSARLLASAAPLHCAGRYWPLTAPGLARRLSVPAVSTSPAPAPHDTDDVHEYAAKLGFEKVSDQVIDECKSTAVLYKHKKTGAEVMSVANDDENKVFGIVFRTPPKNSTGIPHILEHSVLCGSRKYPLKEPFVELLKGSLHTFLNAFTYPDRTCYPVASTNTKDFYNLVDVYLDAVFFPKCVEDFQTFQQEGWHYELNSPEEEISYKGVVFNEMKGVYSQPDNIMGRVTQQALSPDNTYGVDSGGDPNEIPKLTFEEFKEFHSMFYHPSNARIWFYGDDDTKERLRILSEYLDLFEASPARNESKVMPQKLFKEPVRITEKYPAGQEGDLKKKYMVCTNWLLSEEPLDVETELALGFLDHLLLGTPASPLRRILLESGLGEAIVGGGIEDELLQPQFSIGLKGVSEENIEKVEELVMQILNNLVEEGFASEAVEASMNTIEFSLRENNTGSFPRGLSLMLRSMGKWIYDMDPFEPLKYEQPLQQLKARIAEKGSKAVFCPLIEKYILKNTHRVTVEMQPDPEKASRDEAAEKEILKQVKSSMTQEDLAELARATKELKDKQETPDPPEALKAVPSLLLQDIPKKSAHVPIEVGEINGVKVLQHDLFTNDVVYSEAVFDMGSMKKEHLQLLPLFCQSLLEMGTKDMDFVQLNQLIGRKTGGISVYPLTSSIKGKEEPLTRIVVRGKAMSTRVEDLFHLMNCLLQDVQFTEQQRFKQFVSQSKARMENRLRGSGHGIAAARMDAKLNAAGWIGEQMGGVSYLEYLRDLETKIDQDWDRISASLEEMRKSLFSKEGCLINITSDSKNLEKSGQYIAKFLDSLPSAPSLGSDPWVSRLPSVNEAIVIPTQVNYVGKAGNLYQSGYQLKGSAYVISKHISNTWLWDRVRVSGGAYGGFCDFDTHSGVFSYLSYRDPNLLKTLEIYDGTANFLRELEIDDDALTKAIIGTIGDVDSYQLPDAKGYSSLMRYLLGITEEERQQRREEILATSVKDFKEFADAVETINDSGVVVAVASPDDVEAANKEKAIFSDIKKCL; translated from the exons ATGGAGCGGGTGGCGCTGCTCcgcacctccggccgccgcctcctccagcgctgCGGCAGGCCCAGGACCTTCGTgcccgccgcctcgtccggcccgcgccgccggccctccccctCATTCTCGTCGCGGGGCGGCTCGGCCCTGCCCGGCAGCGCGCGCCTCCTCGCGTCGGCCGCGCCGCTGCACTGCGCCGGCCGCTACTGGCCGCTCACCGCGCCCGGCCTCGCCAGGCGCCTCTCCGTCCCCGCCGTCTCCACCTCGCCCGCCCCCGCGCCCCATG ATACGGATGATGTCCATGAGTATGCAGCAAAGCTAGGCTTCGAAAAGGTCTCTGACCAAGTGATAGACGAGTGCAAATCAACTGCTGTTCTCTACAAGCACAAGAAGACAGGCGCGGAAGTGATGTCCGTGGCAAACGACGACGAGAATAAAGTCTTCGGCATTGTATTCCGTACCCCACC GAAAAATTCGACTGGCATACCTCACATTCTTGAGCATAGTGTTCTCTGTGGATCAAGAAAGTACCCGTTGAAAGAGCCATTTGTTGAGCTCTTAAAGGGTAGTTTGCATACTTTCCTGAATGCATTTACCTATCCGGATCGGACATGCTATCCAGTCGCATCAACAAACACCAAG GATTTCTATAACTTGGTAGATGTATACCTCGATGCTGTCTTTTTCCCCAAGTGTGTTGAGGACTTCCAAACCTTTCAACAGGAAGGTTGGCATTACGAGCTTAACAGTCCCGAAGAAGAGATATCCTACAAAG GTGTTGTCTTCAATGAGATGAAAGGAGTTTACTCTCAACCTGATAACATAATGGGGCGTGTGACTCAACAG GCACTTTCCCCTGATAACACGTATGGCGTCGATAGTGGTGGTGACCCAAATGAAATCCCGAAGCTTACTTTCGAAGAGTTCAAG GAGTTCCACAGTATGTTTTATCATCCGAGCAATGCTAGGATCTGGTTCTACGGTGATGATGACACAAAAGAGCGGCTACGGATTCTAAGTG AGTATCTTGACCTGTTTGAAGCTAGCCCTGCTCGTAATGAATCAAAGGTTATGCCACAGAAACTTTTCAAAGAACCAGTGAGGATCACGGAGAAGTATCCTGCTGGTCAAGAAGGTGATTTGAAAAAGAAGTATATGGTGTGCACTAATTGGCTCTTGTCAGAGGAGCCACTGGACGTGGAAACTGAGCTTGCACTTGGTTTCCTCGATCACCTGTTGCTGGGTACTCCTGCTTCACCACTTAGAAGAATTCTTCTTGAAAGTGGTTTAGGAGAGGCTATTGTGGGAGGTGGTATTGAGGATGAGCTTCTTCAACCACAATTCAGTATAGGTTTGAAAGGTGTATCTGAGGAAAACATTGAGAAAGTTGAAGAGCTGGTTATGCAAATTTTGAATAATTTGGTAGAGGAGGGGTTTGCATCAGAAGCAGTGGAGGCATCTATGAATACAATTGAATTTTCTTTGAGGGAGAATAATACAGGATCGTTCCCTCGAGGGCTGTCACTTATGCTTCGTTCGATG GGAAAATGGATATATGACATGGACCCTTTCGAGCCCCTGAAATATGAACAGCCATTGCAGCAACTCAAAGCACGCATTGCAGAGAAGGGATCCAAAGCAGTATTCTGCCCGCTCATTGAGAAATATATTTTGAAGAACACACATCGCGTCACTGTTGAAATGCAG CCTGATCCGGAGAAAGCCTCACGTGATGAAGCTGCTGAGAAAGAAATTCTAAAACAAGTAAAATCTAGCATGACTCAGGAGGATCTTGCAGAGTTGGCACGTGCTACAAAGGAACTGAAGGACAAACAAGAGACTCCAGATCCTCCAGAAGCTCTCAAAGCTGTTCCTAGCCTGTTACTACAAGATATCCCTAAAAAGTCTGCGCATGTACCAATAGAG GTGGGGGAGATAAACGGTGTCAAGGTTTTGCAACATGATCTCTTCACCAATGATGTAGTCTACTCCGAAGCTGTATTTGATATGGGTTCAATGAAGAAAGAACATCTACAACTGTTGCCTTTGTTCTG CCAATCCTTACTGGAGATGGGCACGAAAGACATGGACTTCGTGCAGCTTAATCAGTTAATTGGAAGAAAAACTGGAGGCATATCAGTTTACCCGTTAACATCTTCAATAAAGGGAAAAGAAGAGCCGCTTACTCGTATTGTTGTTCGGGGAAAGGCAATGTCAACGCGAGTAGAGGATCTGTTTCATCTG ATGAACTGCCTTCTTCAGGATGTTCAGTTCACAGAACAACAGAGGTTCAAGCAGTTTGTTTCCCAAAGTAAAGCAAGAATGGAG AATCGGTTGAGGGGTAGTGGCCATGGTATAGCAGCTGCTAGAATGGATGCTAAGTTAAATGCAGCTGGATGGATTGGTGAACAAATGGGTGGTGTTAG TTATCTAGAGTATTTACGAGATCTGGAAACAAAGATTGATCAAGATTGGGACAGAATATCTGCTTCACTCGAGGAAATGAGGAAGTCTTTATTTTCTAAGGAAGGCTGTTTAATAAACATAACAAGTGACTCAAAAAATCTTGAAAAATCGGGTCAATATATTGCCAAATTTCTTGATTCACTGCCAAGTGCTCCATCCCTGGGAAGTGATCCATGGGTCTCTCGACTGCCTTCTGTTAATGAAGCCATTGTTATCCCTACTCAG GTTAATTATGTTGGAAAAGCTGGAAACCTATACCAAAGTGGATACCAGCTCAAAGGAAGTGCGTATGTGATATCCAAGCACATAAGCAATACATGGTTATGGGACCGTGTTCGAGTTAGTGGTGGAGCATatggagggttttgtgattttgacACTCATTCAG gCGTGTTCTCCTATTTGTCGTACCGCGACCCAAACTTACTGAAAACACTAGAGATCTATGATGGGACTGCCAACTTCCTCAGAGAACTAGAGATAGATGATGATGCTCTCACAAAAGCTATTATTGGCACCATAGGTGATGTTGATTCCTACCAGCTACCTGATGCTAAAGGTTACAGCAG TCTAATGCGATATTTGCTGGGTATCACtgaggaggaacgtcagcaaagACGTGAAGAGATACTCGCGACAAG CGTGAAGGATTTCAAGGAGTTCGCTGATGCCGTTGAAACCATCAATGACAGCGGGGTTGTGGTTGCTGTTGCATCACCTGATGATGTCGAAGCAGCTAACAAGGAGAAGGCGATATTTTCAGACATCAAGAAGTGCTTGTGA
- the LOC124693257 gene encoding uncharacterized protein LOC124693257, which yields MSGGGRRGWSPFDAIRSFPSAPESLMSQIDAAIASTEYARACAHLDPASASASSRPPPPSEEREEASSAARAPPPPHDARVADEAYRAACAALGAGRPDAAVRSLRVALASCPPEKAAAVAKVRSMLAIASAQLHRQQHQAQQQQSGRK from the coding sequence ATGTCGGGCGGCGGCCGCCGAGGCTGGAGCCCGTTCGACGCGATCCGCAGCTTCCCGTCGGCGCCCGAGTCCCTCATGTCCCAGATCGACGCCGCCATCGCCTCCACCGAGTACGCCCGCGCCTGCGCCCACCTCgaccccgcctccgcctccgcctcctcgcggccgcctcctccatcggaGGAACGGGAGGAGGCGTCGTCCGCCGCGCGGGCTCCTCCTCCCCCTCACGACGCGCGGGTCGCCGACGAGGCGTACCGTGCGGCGTGCGCCGCGCTCGGTGCCGGGCGGCCGGACGCGGCCGTGCGGTCGCTGCGGGTGGCGCTGGCGAGCTGCCCGCCGGAGAAGGCCGCGGCCGTGGCCAAGGTCAGGTCGATGCTGGCCATCGCGTCCGCGCAGCTGCACCGGCAGCAGCACCAGGCTCAGCAGCAGCAGAGCGGCAGGAAATGA